One genomic window of Camelina sativa cultivar DH55 chromosome 5, Cs, whole genome shotgun sequence includes the following:
- the LOC109132872 gene encoding uncharacterized protein LOC109132872, which translates to MVRQDYQPLLDKLLARFNSWTARHLSFAGRLQLIHSVIYSTITFWASVFILPNSCIEEIESMCSAFLWKGTPNSARGAKVNWESVCTPKESGGLRVKRLNNWNKVFALKLIWLIFAAGGSLWVSWVRLHLIGNQCFWDLDGSASSSWIWRNLCKLRPLAKQFIICEVGSVVNLDPEVQDDFYLWKIGDAAPSNSFSTADTWRHLHPPGIKVDWFDSVWFKGRIPKHAIIAWLNSRHRLLTRDRLVRWGFAVPSTCLLCSSMDETRQLLFFDCSYTKEVWHHFTGKVHLSPPSTFEAGVRWLKNPCRDKNITWILRLLYQASVYSIWKERNSRIHSSIFRPASALIQEIKNIIRAHLGPLTLKQRLSNPGDSLLVTWFRFFL; encoded by the exons ATGGTACGACAAGATTACCAGCCTCTGCTTGATAAACTACTTGCCAGATTCAACTCTTGGACTGCAAGGCATCTCTCTTTTGCTGGTAGACTACAGTTAATACATTCTGTCATATATTCCACCATTACATTCTGGGCCTCAGTGTTCATTCTCCCGAATAGCTGCATTGAGGAAATAGAGAGTATGTGTAGTGCTTTCCTATGGAAAGGAACACCAAACTCTGCTAGAGGAGCCAAGGTCAACTGGGAGTCAGTTTGTACACCAAAGGAGAGTGGTGGTCTTCGTGTTAAGCGGCTCAATAATTGGAATAAGGTCTTTGCCCTGAAGTTAATTTGGCTCATTTTTGCTGCGGGCGGTTCACTATGGGTCTCGTGGGTGAGGTTACACTTAATTGGTAATCAATGTTTTTGGGATCTTGATGGCTCTGCTTCAAGTAGCTGGATTTGGCGTAATCTTTGTAAGCTCAGACCGCTGGCTAAACAGTTCATCATCTGTGAAGTGGGATCGG TTGTTAATCTGGATCCGGAAGTTCAAGATGATTTTTACCTCTGGAAGATTGGAGATGCGGCTCCCTCCAACTCTTTCTCTACAGCTGATACCTGGAGACATCTGCATCCTCCGGGAATAAAGGTTGACTGGTTTGACTCGGTGTGGTTTAAGGGTAGAATTCCCAAACATGCCATCATAGCTTGGCTAAACTCTCGGCACAGGCTGCTTACTCGAGATAGGTTGGTAAGATGGGGCTTTGCGGTTCCGTCTACTTGTCTTCTCTGCAGCTCTATGGATGAAACTCGTCAGCTCTTGTTCTTTGATTGCTCATATACGAAGGAGGTCTGGCATCATTTTACTGGTAAAGTCCATCTTTCTCCTCCTTCTACCTTTGAAGCTGGGGTCAGATGGTTGAAGAATCCATGTAGGGATAAAAACATTACTTGGATACTTCGATTACTTTACCAAGCTTCAGTGTACTCCATCTGGAAAGAACGCAACTCCCGAATTCATTCATCTATCTTTCGTCCAGCCTCGGCATTGATTCAGGAGATCAAGAACATTATTCGAGCTCACCTTGGTCCTCTAACTCTAAAACAAAGGCTCTCCAATCCCGGTGATTCTCTCTTGGTtacttggtttagattttttctcTGA